The following DNA comes from Papaver somniferum cultivar HN1 unplaced genomic scaffold, ASM357369v1 unplaced-scaffold_99, whole genome shotgun sequence.
GGAAAATCCTTTGTCTCTAATTGTTCATCCTTTACCGCAACTCTCCTCCTTCAACTGTTAAGCTTCTTCACCAACTCCTGCGGAGCTTGATTCACTGATTTCTCAGCGACAACTCTTTCTTCTTTTACTGGCAAGTAATTATAACTCTTCTTATACTTGCTTTAAATCTCGTTTTAGATTTCTCAAGAATTGTTATTCCCCTAATTTGTTATTGATTGCtttttgatggacacatttttgtgtccgatttgtcttgattctatatattgttggtacccatttttgtacttattttggtattttatgtctttgtaggtatttttggacaataaacgtttttggagaaatcgactcgaaaagttggtaaaagcaccccggaggacacctaTTGTgtggactctcagtttggataagggacactcgattgataaggggcacctcaccgCTACTTGCACCCCATACCTGTTATTTACACCCCATGGCTAATGGCACCCTATTCTGGTTAGGGGGATTCCCATCTTCatcacagttttggcgggaaaacacgtCTTCCACCTGCGAACTTCTGCATAATTTCCTGGGTCGATTTTGACGACATTTTATCAGGTTTTATTTGTTGATATGGGTTGGTTGGGCCTGGTCTGGTCAAACATGGATGGTATAGGATTTAGATACGCAGAAAAACAAGTTTCCATGCATATCTAGGCGAATCAGGCCATCAGGGAAAGTGAAAGTATATCGGGTTTATTTTGTTGGCTTGGTAAATTACGTGAAACTTGGGAGAGTGTATTAACGGATGGGATTATATTCTGCTATTTTAGAAGAGTTTGGATGAGAAAGGAAGTTGCGTGAAAGAAAACAGGGGAGGAGAGAAAGCTACGGGTTTTGTGGACCATAATTTCAATCGAATTTCAGGGAGATATTGATGGGATTAAGACACGAATATGTTGTGTGCTTTAAAAAAGGAAACTTAGCTGATTTGGTTTGTGGAGAAGTAATCAGGAGTAGCTTATATCgggtttggttttgatattttatggaAAGATACGTGAAGAAGGGGAAAAAATCTCTTATGTGAGATTTGATTCAATCACAGAGAGAGTTTTGGAAAGCCTGGATTGACTGAAGAGACGCGTAAAGAAGCTAAAAGTGAGTTATTTTCGTGACCTGTAGAAGAATAAAAAtccaagactttcatgtgaaGAAAATAAAGATTTATCGAGTTATAATCGGCCGTGGTAGATATATAAGGAGGTGAGAGTCCAAACAATGATCGAGAGTTGGGGAGCCAACAAGAGGCTCGGGAACGAAGAAAAATAATTGCAGAGAAGTTCTCTGCTGTTGCCAAAGAAGAAGGGCACGAAGAACATTGAACCAGCGAAGACGTTCGCGAAAACTACGACTGAGAAGACAGACTTATTTACCGCAGTCTTATTATTGTTGTTCCCCTTGTAACAGTCGTTCTGcaacgcatataaacgttgcgattgaactgttttattccttttgagtctcttcacctttgtaAACACCTTATGAGCAATGGAAAAATCTTTTGAACGTGTTttcgatatgaggagctaaaccccaacactgggatgacggagaaagccatatttcatgcgtgtggtaattatatttaattctttttatgactttttgcattaatttaatcgttttatgatttttcttaattagttgtgaagtcgtatgatgatgtatgcttggcctaagtgcttttgatgcatcatgctagtgatttacaattaatctttttaaaatctaccctggcaaagaattagagtcaataaactagagctataattgtctaagaattgattgttgaaccacatgatatgaggtttggtggaatcctgagtctcagtaatctctcgacatggtgacaaaccttgtgtatatattttctttatttttattgttttctattttcaaatctgaaatcagtctcaacaagtccgagaaacgaacactttacttaccactacaaaattacatcactTTTACCATGTTGATTTCAATCTTTGGTGCCACTTTATTTTGGCTATAATTATGATTATTTACGCTTCTTCGTTTTTGCATGTTGTAAAGTTTTCTCCCAAAATGGATTTTGCTTCCTTGATCACTTGACGAGTACTTGGTGGAGAATATCCGATCTTGGTTACCAAATAGTTTTTATTTTGTGATTATTGATTACCTTTTCTTCTGTTGGTGTTAGTGATAATAAGATTACCCTCGAAAAAGCCAGCTCGTAAGGAATCTAACGGAAGATCTACCCTTAAGCCCCTTTCCAGGATTGCTAACCTAGACGCCACACCTTCTCCGCCACCACCTATATCTTCTGAGATGCCCATGGATGCTGAGGAGGCCTCTCAACACAacgttgcttttgaaaatcttccTTCACCCCCTCTTCATTATGAACTGCAAATATTATAGTTGGAGGACAAAGATATCTACCGGAATTGGTCTCTTGCTCAAATATCGAAGGCTTTCAATTTGGAAAAGTTTGAGATTTCTTTCACTGAAGGCCCGACGTCCTTACAGGGTCTATGATTCGAGACTTTCCTTATGGCGAGAAATACTTGTTGATAAGTGTTGGTCAGACGACTCTTGGTTTGCTTCTTCCATTATTTGTAGAAATAATCCCTTTTACTAGGAAGTGTTGTCCGCAAGAGATTACCCTGCGAGAAAGACTCAAGTTCGTGGGATTATGTGGTacgaaatgacgagggtaccaagtacaccataatatttttgaaTCTAATGACCTTCAAGCACACGAGTAGAGAGATGCTTTTACAATTAAATAACTTTTAATGCGGAAAGAGTAAAAGCACACAAACACAttatttttgttaatgaggaaaatgtAAATTCAGGGGGGGAAAAAATGAgacttagtccagttttgaatactctcagaattaagccgttatacaaagaaacttccaacttcgtatagttgagaccaagtaaactacccttagttacctagtttcctttagtatccatgcgcctacaaccaatctgaccAACACACGTGAACCCTAAGATAGAGTCCAATATCTTAAGTTGTTTCAGTCTCTCTGAAcactttaagcactcaaccctttaGACCGTCTTTTAAATAGTAAAAGACTAATTTTTTTGGTAAccgctctctctttttttttgacgCAAAACAAAAATAGATTACTTAAGCACTATCGTGCTTGATAAAGTTGAACAAGAATGTTGGAGGATCACTTAGCCATGTGTTTGAGATACCTTACGGGAAAATTTTGCCAATTCATCTGCGCATTTATTAGCTAATCTGTCTACGTGCGTACAAGACCAACTTACAAaagattctaaaagaaataatatGTCCTCAACTAATCCTCTGTGCTCCCATGGAATATATGCATCTTTCCTTTGAATTGCTTGAACTAATGATAGGTAATCTGTTTCAATGACAATTTTCTGAAATTTTAACTCTGAAGCCATCTTGATAGACTCTAGCACAGCCAAACATTCCAGATATTCCGCTCCAGCTGGTCCTTTGAAGACAACACTCCTTGAGGCTACATGTGCACCTCCAAAGTTTCTAAATATTAGTCCATATCCTCTAGTCGAAGTTAAATGGCAAAAGGAAACATCAGTGTTAACTTTAACAAAATATAGATCAGGTGGCAGCCATTTAGGAATGGCTACATTCCTAGTTAGCTGAGTACTGGGTTTTGTAACTAGAGACATGTCATTTAGAAAAGAGTTAATGCAGTGCAGACTTTGCTGAGGAGAACTAAATTTGTTGTCGTAGACTGCATTACATCTCTCTTTCCATAAGTACCAACAGGTTGTAGCCATCTTAGCAATCAGATATCTGTCAGATTCCATAATCCACTTCGAGATCCAGTCTTTGGGATTGTTCCACAGTTCATTTGGAATGATGTAGCCAGCTCCAAACCATACTGCTTTTTCTAAGGGACATTCTAAAATAATGTGCAGAGTGGTTTCAGTATGGATTTTGCACCTGCAACACATGATAGTTTCTTGTGGAATTCTTTTATTCATACTTTTCTTTGAGCAAATGATATCTTTAGCGCACTTCCAGATAAAGAGCTTTAATCTAGGAATAGTATCCATATCCCATATTTGCTTCCACAAATTGTTGCTTGATGTAGCTGAAGGAGATTCTTCATTATGGTATTTTTTATTGTAGAGAACATGGTAGGTGGACTTGACTGTAAAATTACCTCTCTTAGTTTTTGTCCAGACTAACTTATCTTCACTTATTAAAGGGATTCACATGCTTAGAATCTTTGCGCTGTTTCATCATCAAAAAGAAGAGCAATGGTATCTTGTTTCCATGGTTTTATCTCTTG
Coding sequences within:
- the LOC113346365 gene encoding uncharacterized protein LOC113346365; translation: MDTIPRLKLFIWKCAKDIICSKKSMNKRIPQETIMCCRCKIHTETTLHIILECPLEKAVWFGAGYIIPNELWNNPKDWISKWIMESDRYLIAKMATTCWYLWKERCNAVYDNKFSSPQQSLHCINSFLNDMSLVTKPSTQLTRNVAIPKWLPPDLYFVKVNTDVSFCHLTSTRGYGLIFRNFGGAHVASRSVVFKGPAGAEYLECLAVLESIKMASELKFQKIVIETDYLSLVQAIQRKDAYIPWEHRGLVEDILFLLESFVSWSCTHVDRLANKCADELAKFSRKVSQTHG